Proteins co-encoded in one Montipora capricornis isolate CH-2021 chromosome 12, ASM3666992v2, whole genome shotgun sequence genomic window:
- the LOC138026403 gene encoding AP-5 complex subunit mu-1-like isoform X1 codes for MSLRGIWLFLVAEKEAQSVLFSRRFPTVERRAVLHQEGTTLTEIPTDADLCNAVLKELGIRQKLGVYSDEQFDKDVDSCSKPEHKPVFEVKVKTGSLWPVVMIEKFGLVFTCLPLVESDLSYGNPPLVELPGVSLGYSLLHSMVDFVGSWTSKEQLQAKASELHKFVCVAAPFGTPVDTNFTTIQSLINNKDITMPQKGKQPAWKPVQHKGKQQLTFNVKEEIRAAQQVKKEIQNERQLFGIISCRADMEGIPEITANITSSLVDFLVVHPCVLEGDTHVQDPSFQPSQMFKGAELVGRKVRFRPPTEPFPLCHYSAKTPHGLPIQGIYQMQGDTNSVQLSVQLKLSKKVKNSFEYCELHIPFYHRGPVVQVDSAGPSTGSILLSTDKRRLVWDIGQKFPSKTLEASLNATVHFGERKQQTGDQSQQSAAFVEDPFCTGINSYAQVFFKIQDFTLSGCAIDSRSLVVYPGGKFKVNISTYNMCLHVLLLGELSSISAFPMLHMPPTCQMWCIHAKSSFPLILALCCRGL; via the exons ACGCTTTCCCACAGTTGAGCGCCGAGCTGTTTTGCATCAAGAAGGGACTACTTTAACAGAAATCCCAACTGATGCGGACCTTTGTAATGCTGTCCTGAAAGAATTGGGCATAAGACAGAAACTAGGGGTTTACTCAGATGAG CAGTTTGACAAGGATGTTGATTCCTGCAGCAAACCAGAACACAAACCTGTCTTTGAAGTGAAAGTAAAAACTGGTTCTTTATGGCCTGTGGTAATGATTGAAAAG TTTGGTTTGGTGTTCACTTGCCTTCCATTGGTTGAAAGTGACCTGAGTTATGGCAATCCACCTCTTGTTGAACT GCCTGGTGTTTCTTTGGGTTATTCCTTGCTTCACTCTATGGTTGACTTTGTGGGCAGCTGGACGTCAAAAGAGCAG TTGCAGGCCAAAGCAAGTGAGTTGCACAAATTTGTTTGTGTGGCTGCACCATTTGGAACTCCTGTTGATACAAACTTTACAACTATTCAATCACTTATTAACAATAAAGATATCACCATGCCTCAAAAAGGAAAG CAACCTGCATGGAAGCCTGTCCAGCATAAAGGGAAGCAACAGCTTACTTTTAATGTGAAAGAAGAAATAAGAGCTGCTCAG CAAGTCAaaaaggaaattcaaaatgaacGTCAACTCTTTGGGATCATTTCATGCAGG gcTGACATGGAGGGCATTCCAGAAATCACAGCAAATATCACCTCGTCTTTAGTGGATTTCCTTGTGGTCCATCCATGTGTTTTAGAGGGAGATACTCATGTCCAGGATCCCTCATTCCAGCCATCGCAGATGTTCAAGGGTGCAGAGCTGGTGGGGAGGAAAGTTCGTTTCAGACCTCCAACGGAACCCTTTCCTTTGTGTCACTATTCTGCCAAGACACCACATGGTTTGCCTATTCAAGGAATATACCAGATGCAG gGTGATACTAATTCAGTGCAGCTTTCGGTGCAGTTAAAACTTAGCAAAAAAGTGAAGAATTCATTTGAGTATTGTGAGCTGCATATTCCCTTCTATCATAG GGGTCCTGTGGTTCAAGTGGACTCTGCAGGTCCATCTACGGGTAGTATTTTGCTTTCTACTGACAAACGGCGCCTTGTGTGGGACATAG GTCAAAAATTTCCTTCCAAGACTCTTGAGGCCTCACTGAATGCAACTGTTCACTTTGgagagagaaaacaacaaacagGTGATCAGAGTCAACAATCTGCTGCATTTGTTGAAGATCCCTTCTGCACAGGGATAAACAGTTATGCCCAG GTATTTTTCAAGATACAAGACTTCACATTATCAGGATGTGCGATTGATTCAAGGTCTTTAGTTGTTTATCCTGGTGGGAAATTCAAAGTAAACATAAGTACGTACAATATGTGTCTACACGTATTATTGTTGGGAGAACTGTCTTCCATCTCTGCCTTTCCAATGCTGCACATGCCACCCACATGTCAAATGTGGTGCATACACGCTAAATCGAGCTTTCCATTAATTTTAGCTTTATGCTGTAGGGgtctttaa
- the LOC138026403 gene encoding AP-5 complex subunit mu-1-like isoform X3: MSLRGIWLFLVAEKEAQSVLFSRRFPTVERRAVLHQEGTTLTEIPTDADLCNAVLKELGIRQKLGVYSDEQFDKDVDSCSKPEHKPVFEVKVKTGSLWPVVMIEKFGLVFTCLPLVESDLSYGNPPLVELPGVSLGYSLLHSMVDFVGSWTSKEQLQAKASELHKFVCVAAPFGTPVDTNFTTIQSLINNKDITMPQKGKQPAWKPVQHKGKQQLTFNVKEEIRAAQQVKKEIQNERQLFGIISCRADMEGIPEITANITSSLVDFLVVHPCVLEGDTHVQDPSFQPSQMFKGAELVGRKVRFRPPTEPFPLCHYSAKTPHGLPIQGIYQMQGDTNSVQLSVQLKLSKKVKNSFEYCELHIPFYHRGPVVQVDSAGPSTGSILLSTDKRRLVWDIGQKFPSKTLEASLNATVHFGERKQQTGDQSQQSAAFVEDPFCTGINSYAQVFFKIQDFTLSGCAIDSRSLVVYPGGKFKVNITYEFSTADYKIWNTNGDALFAYPVPEIIS, from the exons ACGCTTTCCCACAGTTGAGCGCCGAGCTGTTTTGCATCAAGAAGGGACTACTTTAACAGAAATCCCAACTGATGCGGACCTTTGTAATGCTGTCCTGAAAGAATTGGGCATAAGACAGAAACTAGGGGTTTACTCAGATGAG CAGTTTGACAAGGATGTTGATTCCTGCAGCAAACCAGAACACAAACCTGTCTTTGAAGTGAAAGTAAAAACTGGTTCTTTATGGCCTGTGGTAATGATTGAAAAG TTTGGTTTGGTGTTCACTTGCCTTCCATTGGTTGAAAGTGACCTGAGTTATGGCAATCCACCTCTTGTTGAACT GCCTGGTGTTTCTTTGGGTTATTCCTTGCTTCACTCTATGGTTGACTTTGTGGGCAGCTGGACGTCAAAAGAGCAG TTGCAGGCCAAAGCAAGTGAGTTGCACAAATTTGTTTGTGTGGCTGCACCATTTGGAACTCCTGTTGATACAAACTTTACAACTATTCAATCACTTATTAACAATAAAGATATCACCATGCCTCAAAAAGGAAAG CAACCTGCATGGAAGCCTGTCCAGCATAAAGGGAAGCAACAGCTTACTTTTAATGTGAAAGAAGAAATAAGAGCTGCTCAG CAAGTCAaaaaggaaattcaaaatgaacGTCAACTCTTTGGGATCATTTCATGCAGG gcTGACATGGAGGGCATTCCAGAAATCACAGCAAATATCACCTCGTCTTTAGTGGATTTCCTTGTGGTCCATCCATGTGTTTTAGAGGGAGATACTCATGTCCAGGATCCCTCATTCCAGCCATCGCAGATGTTCAAGGGTGCAGAGCTGGTGGGGAGGAAAGTTCGTTTCAGACCTCCAACGGAACCCTTTCCTTTGTGTCACTATTCTGCCAAGACACCACATGGTTTGCCTATTCAAGGAATATACCAGATGCAG gGTGATACTAATTCAGTGCAGCTTTCGGTGCAGTTAAAACTTAGCAAAAAAGTGAAGAATTCATTTGAGTATTGTGAGCTGCATATTCCCTTCTATCATAG GGGTCCTGTGGTTCAAGTGGACTCTGCAGGTCCATCTACGGGTAGTATTTTGCTTTCTACTGACAAACGGCGCCTTGTGTGGGACATAG GTCAAAAATTTCCTTCCAAGACTCTTGAGGCCTCACTGAATGCAACTGTTCACTTTGgagagagaaaacaacaaacagGTGATCAGAGTCAACAATCTGCTGCATTTGTTGAAGATCCCTTCTGCACAGGGATAAACAGTTATGCCCAG GTATTTTTCAAGATACAAGACTTCACATTATCAGGATGTGCGATTGATTCAAGGTCTTTAGTTGTTTATCCTGGTGGGAAATTCAAAGTAAACATAA CATACGAGTTCTCAACAGCAGATTACAAGATCTGGAACACTAATGGAGATGCCTTGTTTGCCTACCCGGTCCCGGAAATAATCTCTTAG
- the LOC138026403 gene encoding AP-5 complex subunit mu-1-like isoform X2 has product MSLRGIWLFLVAEKEAQSVLFSRRFPTVERRAVLHQEGTTLTEIPTDADLCNAVLKELGIRQKLGVYSDEFDKDVDSCSKPEHKPVFEVKVKTGSLWPVVMIEKFGLVFTCLPLVESDLSYGNPPLVELPGVSLGYSLLHSMVDFVGSWTSKEQLQAKASELHKFVCVAAPFGTPVDTNFTTIQSLINNKDITMPQKGKQPAWKPVQHKGKQQLTFNVKEEIRAAQQVKKEIQNERQLFGIISCRADMEGIPEITANITSSLVDFLVVHPCVLEGDTHVQDPSFQPSQMFKGAELVGRKVRFRPPTEPFPLCHYSAKTPHGLPIQGIYQMQGDTNSVQLSVQLKLSKKVKNSFEYCELHIPFYHRGPVVQVDSAGPSTGSILLSTDKRRLVWDIGQKFPSKTLEASLNATVHFGERKQQTGDQSQQSAAFVEDPFCTGINSYAQVFFKIQDFTLSGCAIDSRSLVVYPGGKFKVNISTYNMCLHVLLLGELSSISAFPMLHMPPTCQMWCIHAKSSFPLILALCCRGL; this is encoded by the exons ACGCTTTCCCACAGTTGAGCGCCGAGCTGTTTTGCATCAAGAAGGGACTACTTTAACAGAAATCCCAACTGATGCGGACCTTTGTAATGCTGTCCTGAAAGAATTGGGCATAAGACAGAAACTAGGGGTTTACTCAGATGAG TTTGACAAGGATGTTGATTCCTGCAGCAAACCAGAACACAAACCTGTCTTTGAAGTGAAAGTAAAAACTGGTTCTTTATGGCCTGTGGTAATGATTGAAAAG TTTGGTTTGGTGTTCACTTGCCTTCCATTGGTTGAAAGTGACCTGAGTTATGGCAATCCACCTCTTGTTGAACT GCCTGGTGTTTCTTTGGGTTATTCCTTGCTTCACTCTATGGTTGACTTTGTGGGCAGCTGGACGTCAAAAGAGCAG TTGCAGGCCAAAGCAAGTGAGTTGCACAAATTTGTTTGTGTGGCTGCACCATTTGGAACTCCTGTTGATACAAACTTTACAACTATTCAATCACTTATTAACAATAAAGATATCACCATGCCTCAAAAAGGAAAG CAACCTGCATGGAAGCCTGTCCAGCATAAAGGGAAGCAACAGCTTACTTTTAATGTGAAAGAAGAAATAAGAGCTGCTCAG CAAGTCAaaaaggaaattcaaaatgaacGTCAACTCTTTGGGATCATTTCATGCAGG gcTGACATGGAGGGCATTCCAGAAATCACAGCAAATATCACCTCGTCTTTAGTGGATTTCCTTGTGGTCCATCCATGTGTTTTAGAGGGAGATACTCATGTCCAGGATCCCTCATTCCAGCCATCGCAGATGTTCAAGGGTGCAGAGCTGGTGGGGAGGAAAGTTCGTTTCAGACCTCCAACGGAACCCTTTCCTTTGTGTCACTATTCTGCCAAGACACCACATGGTTTGCCTATTCAAGGAATATACCAGATGCAG gGTGATACTAATTCAGTGCAGCTTTCGGTGCAGTTAAAACTTAGCAAAAAAGTGAAGAATTCATTTGAGTATTGTGAGCTGCATATTCCCTTCTATCATAG GGGTCCTGTGGTTCAAGTGGACTCTGCAGGTCCATCTACGGGTAGTATTTTGCTTTCTACTGACAAACGGCGCCTTGTGTGGGACATAG GTCAAAAATTTCCTTCCAAGACTCTTGAGGCCTCACTGAATGCAACTGTTCACTTTGgagagagaaaacaacaaacagGTGATCAGAGTCAACAATCTGCTGCATTTGTTGAAGATCCCTTCTGCACAGGGATAAACAGTTATGCCCAG GTATTTTTCAAGATACAAGACTTCACATTATCAGGATGTGCGATTGATTCAAGGTCTTTAGTTGTTTATCCTGGTGGGAAATTCAAAGTAAACATAAGTACGTACAATATGTGTCTACACGTATTATTGTTGGGAGAACTGTCTTCCATCTCTGCCTTTCCAATGCTGCACATGCCACCCACATGTCAAATGTGGTGCATACACGCTAAATCGAGCTTTCCATTAATTTTAGCTTTATGCTGTAGGGgtctttaa
- the LOC138026403 gene encoding AP-5 complex subunit mu-1-like isoform X4 encodes MSLRGIWLFLVAEKEAQSVLFSRRFPTVERRAVLHQEGTTLTEIPTDADLCNAVLKELGIRQKLGVYSDEFDKDVDSCSKPEHKPVFEVKVKTGSLWPVVMIEKFGLVFTCLPLVESDLSYGNPPLVELPGVSLGYSLLHSMVDFVGSWTSKEQLQAKASELHKFVCVAAPFGTPVDTNFTTIQSLINNKDITMPQKGKQPAWKPVQHKGKQQLTFNVKEEIRAAQQVKKEIQNERQLFGIISCRADMEGIPEITANITSSLVDFLVVHPCVLEGDTHVQDPSFQPSQMFKGAELVGRKVRFRPPTEPFPLCHYSAKTPHGLPIQGIYQMQGDTNSVQLSVQLKLSKKVKNSFEYCELHIPFYHRGPVVQVDSAGPSTGSILLSTDKRRLVWDIGQKFPSKTLEASLNATVHFGERKQQTGDQSQQSAAFVEDPFCTGINSYAQVFFKIQDFTLSGCAIDSRSLVVYPGGKFKVNITYEFSTADYKIWNTNGDALFAYPVPEIIS; translated from the exons ACGCTTTCCCACAGTTGAGCGCCGAGCTGTTTTGCATCAAGAAGGGACTACTTTAACAGAAATCCCAACTGATGCGGACCTTTGTAATGCTGTCCTGAAAGAATTGGGCATAAGACAGAAACTAGGGGTTTACTCAGATGAG TTTGACAAGGATGTTGATTCCTGCAGCAAACCAGAACACAAACCTGTCTTTGAAGTGAAAGTAAAAACTGGTTCTTTATGGCCTGTGGTAATGATTGAAAAG TTTGGTTTGGTGTTCACTTGCCTTCCATTGGTTGAAAGTGACCTGAGTTATGGCAATCCACCTCTTGTTGAACT GCCTGGTGTTTCTTTGGGTTATTCCTTGCTTCACTCTATGGTTGACTTTGTGGGCAGCTGGACGTCAAAAGAGCAG TTGCAGGCCAAAGCAAGTGAGTTGCACAAATTTGTTTGTGTGGCTGCACCATTTGGAACTCCTGTTGATACAAACTTTACAACTATTCAATCACTTATTAACAATAAAGATATCACCATGCCTCAAAAAGGAAAG CAACCTGCATGGAAGCCTGTCCAGCATAAAGGGAAGCAACAGCTTACTTTTAATGTGAAAGAAGAAATAAGAGCTGCTCAG CAAGTCAaaaaggaaattcaaaatgaacGTCAACTCTTTGGGATCATTTCATGCAGG gcTGACATGGAGGGCATTCCAGAAATCACAGCAAATATCACCTCGTCTTTAGTGGATTTCCTTGTGGTCCATCCATGTGTTTTAGAGGGAGATACTCATGTCCAGGATCCCTCATTCCAGCCATCGCAGATGTTCAAGGGTGCAGAGCTGGTGGGGAGGAAAGTTCGTTTCAGACCTCCAACGGAACCCTTTCCTTTGTGTCACTATTCTGCCAAGACACCACATGGTTTGCCTATTCAAGGAATATACCAGATGCAG gGTGATACTAATTCAGTGCAGCTTTCGGTGCAGTTAAAACTTAGCAAAAAAGTGAAGAATTCATTTGAGTATTGTGAGCTGCATATTCCCTTCTATCATAG GGGTCCTGTGGTTCAAGTGGACTCTGCAGGTCCATCTACGGGTAGTATTTTGCTTTCTACTGACAAACGGCGCCTTGTGTGGGACATAG GTCAAAAATTTCCTTCCAAGACTCTTGAGGCCTCACTGAATGCAACTGTTCACTTTGgagagagaaaacaacaaacagGTGATCAGAGTCAACAATCTGCTGCATTTGTTGAAGATCCCTTCTGCACAGGGATAAACAGTTATGCCCAG GTATTTTTCAAGATACAAGACTTCACATTATCAGGATGTGCGATTGATTCAAGGTCTTTAGTTGTTTATCCTGGTGGGAAATTCAAAGTAAACATAA CATACGAGTTCTCAACAGCAGATTACAAGATCTGGAACACTAATGGAGATGCCTTGTTTGCCTACCCGGTCCCGGAAATAATCTCTTAG
- the LOC138026401 gene encoding selenoprotein N-like, translated as MRKNGDIVVENPHKNQTSGCKLVLASILFAAVAVAVDRLVLSPAFLNMSNQKETDEGGVQYVQNDAVDEDILSLFVTYDEDLDGVIDLAEFVKVGNKILNRKVADDHLQDKAIKNVVKDLLDDEDEKLTIVSHFTPLILSTMKKYSDDQDSEYFGENEKQMEGLASWTKASVPIATFSMKEFEAFLPVPDQSLKLSLAQPWYIVESRFEKYGPGLTSNRYYPPVVKGRLAIIYRLLAMFHPRPFLLTRFNPQGSVACVRAENKDYIDVVFRIHAEYQLNEPPLLPFWFTPGQFLGNIVIKKDGSFVSSFHLAVPNNRSLNVDMEWLVQHEVRSDSDTEGRTENMEVDIGFLPQLELQSKTPPSVSNIKWDKEISFDDAHKALEEKFYGFRKVPYVPFKDAISQAKMENKLIHHILLWGALDDQSCUGSGRTLRDGPLESLPIVRLLTEKFISSWSLVKELKDIATNATEDSISDAAKAHLDSYRFPVESLVSLPNGTVLSRINANDLIEDNPKEQLEFPYEFLDGLSVKYYKFLEEGLTKAKEF; from the exons atgagaaaaaatgGTGACATTGTTGTGGAGAATCCCCACAAGAACCAAACTTCCGGGTGCAAACTTGTTCTTGCTTCGATCTTGTTCGCTGCAGTTGCAGTTGCTGTCGACCGTCTTGTTTTGTCTCCAGCGTTTTTAAACATGTCAAACCAAAAAGAAACCGACGAGGGAGGTGTGCAATACGTGCAAAACGATGCAGTGGACGAAGATATCTTGAGTTTGTTTGTAACTTACGACGAAGATTTAGATGGTGTTATTGACCTCGCAGAATTTGTCAAAGTTGGAAACAAAATTTTGAATCGAAAA GTAGCAGATGACCATCTCCAGGACAAAGCCatcaaaaatgttgtaaaagACCTGTTAGATGACGAGGATGAAAAACTGACAATCGTGTCTCATTTTACTCCTCTGATTTTATCCACGATGAAAAAGTATTCTGATGACCAGGATTCTGAATACTTTGGT gaaaatgaaaaacaaatggaAGGGCTTGCGTCATGGACAAAAGCCAGTGTTCCTATAGCAACCTTCTCAATGAAGGAATTTGAAGCCTTTTTGCCTGTACCAGATCAATCCCTTAAACTATCATTGGCACAACCATGGTACATTGTAGAGTCCAGATTCGAGAAGTACG GTCCTGGTTTGACCAGCAATAGATATTATCCTCCAGTTGTAAAAGGGAGACTGGCCATTATCTACAGACTCTTGGCAATGTTTCATCCACGGCCATTTTTACTGACCAGGTTCAACCCGCAAGGATCTGTGGCTTGTGTCAGAGCTGAAAACAAAGATTACATAGATGTTGTATTCAG GATTCATGCTGAATATCAGTTAAATGAGCCTCCATTGTTgccattttggttcacaccagGACAGTTTTTGGGAAACATTGTTATCAAGAAAGATGGCAGCTTTGTTAGTTCTTTCCATTTAGCTGTGCCAAACAACAGAAGTCTTAATGTGG ACATGGAGTGGTTGGTTCAGCATGAAGTGAGGAGTGACTCTGATACTGAAGGCAGAACAGAAAATATGGAAGTTGATATTG gATTTCTACCACAGTTGGAGCTTCAGAGTAAAACTCCTCCGTCTGTTagtaacatcaagtgggataaGGAGATATCATTTGATGATGCTCACAAAGcattggaagaaaaattctATGGCTTCAGGAAG GTCCCTTATGTGCCTTTTAAAGATGCGATTAGTCaagcaaaaatggaaaataaactTATTCATCACATTCTGCTGTGGGGAGCACTTGATGATCAATCATGCTGAG GTTCAGGGCGAACTCTTCGGGATGGACCCTTGGAGAGTTTGCCCATTGTCCGTCTGTTGACAGAGAAATTTATTAGCAGCTGGAGTCTAGTAAAAGAGCTGAAG GATATAGCTACCAATGCCACTGAAGACAGCATCTCAGATGCAGCCAAGGCTCACTTGGATAGTTACAG GTTTCCTGTAGAGTCATTGGTATCTCTTCCAAACGGAACTGTTTTGTCGAGAATAAATGCCAACGATTTGATAGAAGATAATCCGAAGGAACAGTTAGA GTTCCCTTATGAATTTCTTGATGGCCTGAGTGTAAAGTACTACAAGTTTCTTGAAGAAGGTCTCACCAAAGCCAAGGAATTTTAA
- the LOC138026405 gene encoding serine-rich adhesin for platelets-like, protein MSGTRVNMATIISEAEVTAAIEKAFAENFDDMEDSSSVDLPIESKIERLRLSFEPKNKYVTEVKDMNEYVMSYFESLNHMSRRIITEQREVIAECGSKWDQLSPEEQDKLIDDRMLGPKVKKHYYVDDTFSTRKPVWFPVLRLAHGISGSENSFNPRDSVASVSEMHSKDQFSAPWSWETKSQQDLSLLEKGELEERLKLALESDRTEINTMSTAEFKRQALYNELETRSKGTSHSGSIPGSEPLSRKEFTFDGAKHSVTNSAQGSKASLSSLSSAPKGSKASLVSTTPPKGSKASLISTTPPKGSKSSLLSTTPPKGSKSSLATATPPKGSKSSLASLGTPPKQGATKMNLTSETPRQETKTSFMSPLLNDPIPQMEETAAESQESKGSSANENEITGLSVDAASDPNDLMAFLQNW, encoded by the exons ATGAGTGGAACTAGAGTAAACATGGCGACCATCATTTCGGAAGCGGAAGTGACTGCTGCCATTGAAAAAGCTTTTGCTGAAAACTTCGACGACATGGAGGATTCAAGCTCTGTCGATTTACCGATTGAATCTAAGATAGAAAGGCTAAGGCTTTCTTTTGAGCCAAAAAACAAGTATGTCACCGAAGTTAAAGACATGAACGAGTACGTTATGTCGTATTTTGAGTCACTGAATCATATGAGTCGAAGAATTATCACCGAACAAAGAGAGGTCATCGCCGAATGTGGCAGCAAATGGGATCAACTAAGCCCTGAAGAGCAAGACAAGCTCATAGATGATCGAATGCTTGGCCCCAAAGTTAAAAAACATTATTACGTAGATGATACTTTCTCGACAAGAAAGCCTGTTTGGTTTCCAGTGCTGAGGTTGGCCCACGGAATTTCGGGTTCCGAAAACAGTTTCAACCCTCGAGATAGCGTCGCATCTGTCTCG gAGATGCATTCAAAAGACCAGTTTTCTGCTCCATGGTCTTGGGAAACCAAA AGTCAACAAGACCTGTCTTTGTTGGAAAAAGGAGAACTTGAAGAAAGATTGAAGTTGGCTTTAGAATCTGATCGTACAGAAATCAATACAATGTCTACTGCTGAGTTTAAAAGACAAGCACTCTACAATGAGCTTGAAACAAGATCTAAAGGTACAAGTCATAGTGGGAGCATACCTGGATCAGAGCCATTATCAAGAAAAGAATTTACGTTTGATGGTGCAAAGCACAGTGTCACCAATAGTGCTCAGGGAAGTAAAGCAAGTTTGTCATCATTGTCTTCAGCGCCTAAAGGGAGCAAGGCTAGTCTTGTATCCACTACACCTCCTAAAGGAAGCAAAGCAAGTCTAATATCAACCACGCCCCCAAAAGGAAGTAAATCAAGCCTATTATCAACGACCCCTCCTAAAGGTAGCAAATCAAGCCTTGCGACCGCAACTCCTCCAAAAGGCAGCAAATCAAGTCTTGCGTCGTTGGGCACACCGCCAAAACAAGGTGCAACAAAAATGAATCTCACCTCTGAAACACCTCGTCAAGAAACTAAAACCAGTTTCATGTCACCATTGCTGAATGACCCTATACCTCAGATGGAGGAAACTGCTGCAGAATCACAAGAGTCCAAGGGTTCATCAGCTAATGAAAAT GAAATTACTGGACTTTCTGTTGATGCTGCTTCCGATCCCAATGATCTGATGGCATTTCTACAAAATTGGTAG